The Halorussus gelatinilyticus genome contains the following window.
CGAAATCGGCTACCGGACGGTCGAGCACACCGGCGACTCGCGGCTGTTCGACGGCGTGGACGAGGCGTTCACCGTCTTCACTACCCACTCCGACGCCGTGACGGAACTCCCGCCGGGCGCGGAGGAAATCGCCGCGAACGACTACGGCAACCACGGCTTCCAAAGGGACCGCGTGTTCGGCGTGCAGTTCCACCCCGAGTACGACACCGAGACCGCCGAGTCGGTGACGAAGGGCAAGGATTTGGCGGACGACCGGATGGACGAGGTACTCGCGGGCATCACCGAGGAGAACTACCGAGCGGCCTGCGAAGCGAAACTCGTCTTCGAGAACTTCTGCGACTTCGCCCGCGAGGTCCGCGAGCGCGAGGCCGAGAGCGACGGCGGCACCGTCTCGGCGTAGCGAGCGAACACTTTATATTTCCAACCAGACATGCGGTAGCTGATGGCTCCCCCTCGCCGGTTCGACACGCTGTTGGAGTACAAGGCCTTCGAGGCGAAACTCTCGGTCGTCCTCTTCGTGGTGTTCGGCGTCGGGACGGTACTGGCGGAGTCGCTGGGGTATCTCTCGTCGAACGACGTCGAGTTCGCCGTCTACCTCGCCGCGCTGTGTTTCGGCGCAATCGTCCTACTGCTCTGGTGGGCCGGAAAGTACGACTGACGGTTACTCCACCCCGACGCAGGTGACCGACCGTCACACCACGTTCGCGTCCACGACGACGTGCCAGACGCCCTCGCTGTGGCTCTTGACTTTCCGGCGGTCGAGTATCTCGACCTCCCGGCCAGCGTCCGCGGCCGCGTCGCGCAGGCGCGAAACCGGCCGGTCCCAGAGCAACTCCTCGGGGGTCGCCTCGTGCATGTGGACGACCCCGCCGGGTTTCAGCGCCGCGAGCGCCGAATCGAGGTACTCGTG
Protein-coding sequences here:
- a CDS encoding type 1 glutamine amidotransferase, giving the protein MSRLRIAFVNAAHEGADTRRNFRRELDADLVEFDATGGELPATTDFDGVVVSGSRSSVYWDEDWIEPTKEWIGEAIDAGLPCLGVCWGHQLLADVLGGEVADMGEYEIGYRTVEHTGDSRLFDGVDEAFTVFTTHSDAVTELPPGAEEIAANDYGNHGFQRDRVFGVQFHPEYDTETAESVTKGKDLADDRMDEVLAGITEENYRAACEAKLVFENFCDFAREVREREAESDGGTVSA